TAAGAACCAACACCCAAGGGACGGGTGATGAGCGACACCGTGGACGACGTCGACCTCCCATACGACGAGGACGAGGCGTCCCAACAGGAGAAGATCCAGTCGCTCGAGGAACGGCTGGAGATCCTCGAGGCGCAAAACGAGGAGATGCGCGACAGGCTCCTCGACGCCAACGCCGAGAACAACAAGTACCAGCAGAAACTCGAGCGACTCACACACGAGAACAAGAAACTCAAGCAGTCCCCGCTGTTCGTCGCCACCGTCCAGGAAGTCACGGACGAGGGCGTCATCATCAAACAGCACGGGAACAATCAGGAGGCGCTGACGGAAGTCACCGACGAGATGCGCGAGGACATCGAGCCCGACGCCCGGGTCGCGGTCAACAACTCGCTATCTATCGTCAAGCCCCTCTCGAACGAAACCGACGTTCGCGCTCGCGTGATGGAAGTCACCGAGAGCCCGGACGTCAGCTACGAGGACATCGGCGGACTCGAGGAGCAGATGCAGGAAGTCCGCGAAACCGTCGAGATGCCCCTCGAGAAGCCCGAGATGTTCGACGACGTCGGGATCGACCCGCCGAGCGGCGTCCTGCTCTACGGGCCGCCTGGGACCGGGAAGACGATGCTCGCCAAAGCCGTCGCCAACCAGACCGACGCCACCTTCATCAAGATGGCCGGCTCGGAGCTGGTCCACAAGTTCATCGGCGAGGGTGCCAAGCTCGTTCGCGACCTCTTCGACGTCGCACGTGAGCACGAACCCGCCGTCATCTTCATCGACGAGATCGACGCCATCGCCGCCAAGCGGACCGAGTCCAAGACCTCCGGCGACGCCGAGGTCCAGCGGACGATGATGCAGCTTCTGAGCGAGATGGACGGCTTCGAGGAGCGCGGTGAGATCCGCATCATCGCCGCAACCAACCGCTTCGACATGCTCGACCGCGCCATCCTCCGCCCCGGCCGGTTCGACCGCCTGATCGAGGTGCCCAAGCCGAACGCGGAAGGTCGCGAGATCATCTTCGAGATCCACACCCGCGGGATGAACGTCGCCGACGACGTCGACTTCGCCGAACTGGCGGTCGACGCCGAGGAGGCGTCGGGTGCCGACATCAAGGCCGTCTGTACCGAGGCCGGCATGTTCGCCATCCGCGACGACCGCACCGAGATCCGGATGGAGGACTTCCGCAGCGCCTGGGACAAAGTCCAGGCCGAGTCCGACGAGGGCGAAGAAGTCTCGAAGACCTTCGCCTGAAGGAGTCGCTCGAGGTCGACGTCGATCTTTTGCTTCGGTTTCACTGCGACGGGCGACAGCATTTGGCGTACCCATTGACTGACGGATGCGACACTATTCGAGAGACGCCGCGAGGGTGACATGTGCAAACTGAACGGGTATCCGACTCGATTCTCTCTACTGACGTGGGCCGACTATGGCCACTGAGAAATCACCACCCTCCCGAAACGATATCGAGAACCGAATCGAACAGGTCGGAACGTACTCTCGCGCGGTCCGGATCGGCTTTCTGATCATCCTGGGCGCCTTTGTCTTGACGGTCGTCGGCGTCCTTCCGGCGAACCTCGAGAGCGCCGCAGCGGCGATCGAAGCGATACAACTCCCGCTGATCTTCGTCGGACTGGGGCTGATCCTGTACGGGATCGGGATGCACCTCCATCTCATGCACCTGAACCTGGTTCGCCAGCTACAGCCCGAACCCGGCGACGGCGCTCACTCGAGCGATAGCGCTGCCGACTGATTCGATCGAGGGGACTGTGTACGTGGAACCTCCGTCGTCCCTCGTTTCGAGACCGATCAAAACGAGACGACGACGCGGAGCGATTTTCCGCGTTACAGGACCGAGAAGACGAGCCACGGGACGATGAACATGGCCAGCGTCAACACTGCGAGGATCAGTGCGTACCCGATGCCCGTTCCCGCCGCAGTGAGCCACGAGGGATGGTCGAATTCGCTGAGATCGACTGGCATGTGTTCGTCATCCGGTGACGAACGCATAAACGTACCGGAACCCCGCCTCGGGAATAGCGGTTTACCGGCCGGTTCGGGCCGGGACTAGCGATAGATGTTTCGATACCGCTCGCGATACTCTCGAAGGGCGAGTCGGGCCCTGCGCCGCGAGGTGAAGCCGAATCCGATCGCGTCGCACGCACCGTTGTCACACTCCCATCGGAAGGTCCCGGAGCCGGGGTCTCTCGAGACCGAGACGTCCGTCTCGCACAGCGGGCAGGTCCACCCCCACCGCATATCGCCTGTGTCCACATTCGGGCGACCCATACTGGTTCTACGGTCGGCTTGGAGCGGAGGGTGAAAAGCTCGGACCTGAATCCGTGCACCAGTTATAAGGAGCCGTCAGGTTCGACCGTCGCGACACTGCAATCGAAATCGGTTTTCGGACCGCTTTTACCGGGTGGCCCGCTACGAGCACCCAATGACGAAGATCGTCGTGGTGGACAATCATGGACAGTTCACCCACCTCGAGCGCCGGGCGCTTCGCGACCTCGGCGTCGATACGGAGCTGATCGACAACGACACACCGCCGGAAGACGTCGACGCCGACGGCGTCGTCCTCTCGGGCGGCCCGGACATGGACCGGATCGGGCGCTCCGCCGACTACCTCGAGGCGGACGTGCCAGTTCTCGGCATCTGTCTGGGAATGCAACTGATCGCGGACGAACTGGGCGGCCGCGTCGGGGGCGGCGAGTACGGCGGCTATGCGGACGTCACCGTCGATATCGTCGACGACGAAGACCCGCTGACCGGATCGCTCCATCCCGAGACCCGCGTCTGGGCGAGCCACGCCGACGAAGTGAAGGAACTCCCCGACGGATTCGAACTGACCGCGAAAAGCGACGTCTGCGACGTCGAGGCGATGAGCGATACCGATCGGGACCTCTACGGCGTCCAGTGGCACCCCGAGGTCGCCCACACCGAGGAAGGAGACGAGATTTTCGAGAACTTCCTGGCGGTCTGCGAATCCGAGTAGTCCCGCGAACTGCAGACTCCCGAACTGCAGATTCTGCCGTCTGAGTCGCCTGAATACGCTCATCTCAACTGCAAGCCGCTTGCTTATTGAAATCACTGCTGTCCACTCGGACGAACGCCTATGACCATAGATTCGACCGAAGACCTCTTCGTAGACGGACTGAAGCACGCGTACTACACCGAACAGCGCCTCGTCGACGCGCTCGAGGAACTCGAGCAGACCTCCACGAGCGAGGAACTCAAATCGGGATTCGCCGAGCACCGCGAGGAAACTAAAAACCAGATCGACCGCCTCGAGACGGTGTTCGAGCACGTCGACGCCTCTCCAGAGGGAGAAGAGGACCCGGTCGTCGAGGGAATGATCGAGGCCCACGAGGAGTTCGTGGACAAGGACCCGAGCGACGAAGCGCTCGATCGGTTCAACATCGCCGCCGGACAGAAGTCCGAGCACTACGAGATCGCCGTCTACGGGAACCTCATCCCGATGGCCGATCAGCTCGGACTCGACGACGCCGCGGACACCCTCGAGGAGACGTTGCGGGAGGAACAGGACGAACTCGAGACCCTCTCGGAGATGGGCGAGGAGTTCGATTACGGCGAACTCGAGGTTTCGGAGTAAGTCGACCGGTCCGTACGCTCTTTTTCGAGACCGGTGATCGACAGGGACTGGCCGCTGTACTGGTCCGGGCTCGGATCGGGGCTCGTCGCTCCTCGAGCGATCAGTCCCTTCGGCGCTGGACGACGAGGTCGGTTACCATCGTCATCACCGGCTCGCCGTCGACGCGGGCCGAGAGTTCGTAGTCGAGGTAGCCGTGGCTGTCGGTGTGCTCTGGGGTCGTTTTGTCCAGCACCTCGCCGCTGATGACGAGGGTGTCGCCGGGACGAACCGGTTCGTGCCAGGCGAGTTCGGAGAGATACCGTGCGCCCATGTTCGCGACGTCGCGGAGGTATTCGTTGACCCAGATGCGCATCGCGACCGCGACCGTGTGGAAACCGCTGGCGATGAGGCCGCCGTGGACCGACTCCGATGCGGCTTCGGGATCGACGTGGAATCGTTGTGGATCCCATTTCCTGGCGAACGACACGATTTCGTCTTCGGTCAGCGTTCGCTCTCCGAAGGTCGTCTCCGCACCGATCTCGATGTCTTCGAAGTACTGCATAGTTGATCGTTCGACGGCGATCCGGAAAGTTCCACAGACTGGGTACGGGCTCGTCGCCGGTTTCGCTTCCGTCTCCAGAATGAAACCATCCGGATATCCCGAACTCCGCTCCTATCGGAACTCGTGACGGTAACATCAGTGTTAGGTGGTATCCTTAATGTCCAATATGTTATATTTGTATTCGGCCCGTCTCCCGATACGTAATGAACCCGGTCGACGCCGTCGTTCGGACAGCAATCGTATCGCACACCACTGACAACCTGCGTGCTGGAGAGGTGAACTGATATGACGAGCGTACTCGTCACCGGTGCGACCGGCAACCAGGGCGGCGCGGTCGTCGCCCACTTGCTCGAGTCCGACGCCGATTTCGACGTATACGGACTGACCCGCGACGCCTCCGGAGACCGCGCCCGGGAGTTGGCCGAGCAGGGCGTGACGATGGTCGAGGGAGATATGAACGACAAGGAGTCGCTGGCGCCGCACGTCGCGGACGTCGACGCGGTCTTCGCCGTCACGAACTTCTGGACGCAGGGGTACGACGCGCAGGTTCAGCAAGGGAAAAACGTCGCCGAAGTCGCCGCCGAGGAGGGCGTCGACCAGTTCGTGCTGAGCGGCGTCGGCAGTCACGAGCGCGACACGGGTATCCCTCACTTCGATTCGGCGTGGGAGATCGACCAGCACGCGCAGGGACTCGACCTGCCGCTGACCGTCCTCCAGCCCGTGTTCTTCTTCCAGAACTTCGAGGCGTTCGCCGAGGACGTCGTTGAGGACGGCCAGATCGCGCTGCCCCTCGAGGAGGGCGTCTCCCTCCAGATGATCGACGTCGACGACGTCGGTCGCGCTGCTGCGGTCGCGTTCGAACACCCTGACGAGTTCGTCGGGGAGCGCGTCGAACTCGCGGGAGACGAACTGACTCTGGCGGAAACCGCCGAGGTGCTCTCGACGGTCACTGGCCGAGAGGTCGACCCCGTTCACGTCCCCATCGAGGACGCCTACGACTCATTCGGCGAGGAGTTCACCGTCATGTGCGAGTGGTTCAACGAGGTCGGCTACGACGCCGACATCGGCGAGCTCGAGGACCGGTTCGGATTCGAGTTCACGCGGCTTCCCGAGTACCTCCGCGAAAACGGCTGGGAGGACAAAGAGGGAATGGCGTCGACGCCCGGCTGGGTCAAGGCGATGCAGTAGTCACGTTGAGGCAGCGGCGATCGTCGGCCTCCGACGATGCTGGTCTCGTTATCGGCGTCGGAAGGGCGTCAATCGGCCGGTGACGCGCGGTTCAGACGACAGCGACTGGCACGCAACACCGATCGTTAGGCGACAGTTTTCGGTCCTATTTTCGCGCGATCGATCGCAAATCGGGGCGTCGAGTCACATCCGAGATCCGTGCTGCCGACGAGTGCGAACGCGTCGGATCGGTCGTACGAGACGTGGTATCGTTGCATCCCGTGCGAAGAGCTACGAGCGTCGGTACCTGTGTTTCCCCGGAAGCAACGCGGCTCTCAGCTATATGTATGTTTAAAAGTTAAAGCCATATCCGGGAAAAAATACTATCGGACTGTTGTTGACATGGCAGACGCTGTGAGAGTCATGAGAACGAGACAGATACGGGCAACGACACTCGCTGCCCTGGTCGTTTTGTCACTCGTTGCTGCACCGTTCGGAGTCGCAGGAATGAGTGATGCAGAACCGACCACAGAACGTATCGACGCACAGAACGACGATCTGAATCAGGTCGTCGAGACCGTTAACAACAACGAAATCGCGACCGCAAACGACGCGATCACGTCGTTCAACAGCCAACTGCAGGAGAAAGCGTCTCTCCTCAGTGTCGACGTCGAGAACGTCAGTTCCGTCGACGCGGTCGAGGCCACGACGGTTCCGGAAGCTCAGGGCGAGGCCGATCGCCTCCGAACCGACCTCGATGCTCGAGAGACGGCGATCTTCGACAAGATCGTGACCGTGATCAACGAGGGCGGCGTCGCTGACGTCAACCGCTCGGAGATCCAGTCGCCCGCTGACGCACGTGAGGTTGCCGACCGTCTCGAGGAGGAAGGGGGCCTCGCGACACAGGCAGCCGAGTCGCTGCGAGACGCGGCCGACCTGATCGAAAACGATCTCAGACCGCCCCTCAATGGCGCTGCCGATCAGCTGGATTCAGTTCAACCGGCCACCGGTGCGGTTGAGGGAACCATCACGGATACTGACGGCGAACCGATCGCCAATGCGACCGTTACCGCCGGCGACCAGCAGACGACGACCGACG
This portion of the Natrinema salinisoli genome encodes:
- a CDS encoding NmrA/HSCARG family protein; translated protein: MTSVLVTGATGNQGGAVVAHLLESDADFDVYGLTRDASGDRARELAEQGVTMVEGDMNDKESLAPHVADVDAVFAVTNFWTQGYDAQVQQGKNVAEVAAEEGVDQFVLSGVGSHERDTGIPHFDSAWEIDQHAQGLDLPLTVLQPVFFFQNFEAFAEDVVEDGQIALPLEEGVSLQMIDVDDVGRAAAVAFEHPDEFVGERVELAGDELTLAETAEVLSTVTGREVDPVHVPIEDAYDSFGEEFTVMCEWFNEVGYDADIGELEDRFGFEFTRLPEYLRENGWEDKEGMASTPGWVKAMQ
- a CDS encoding ferritin-like domain-containing protein — translated: MTIDSTEDLFVDGLKHAYYTEQRLVDALEELEQTSTSEELKSGFAEHREETKNQIDRLETVFEHVDASPEGEEDPVVEGMIEAHEEFVDKDPSDEALDRFNIAAGQKSEHYEIAVYGNLIPMADQLGLDDAADTLEETLREEQDELETLSEMGEEFDYGELEVSE
- a CDS encoding GMP synthase subunit A, yielding MTKIVVVDNHGQFTHLERRALRDLGVDTELIDNDTPPEDVDADGVVLSGGPDMDRIGRSADYLEADVPVLGICLGMQLIADELGGRVGGGEYGGYADVTVDIVDDEDPLTGSLHPETRVWASHADEVKELPDGFELTAKSDVCDVEAMSDTDRDLYGVQWHPEVAHTEEGDEIFENFLAVCESE
- a CDS encoding MaoC/PaaZ C-terminal domain-containing protein translates to MQYFEDIEIGAETTFGERTLTEDEIVSFARKWDPQRFHVDPEAASESVHGGLIASGFHTVAVAMRIWVNEYLRDVANMGARYLSELAWHEPVRPGDTLVISGEVLDKTTPEHTDSHGYLDYELSARVDGEPVMTMVTDLVVQRRRD
- the pan1 gene encoding proteasome-activating nucleotidase Pan1; its protein translation is MSDTVDDVDLPYDEDEASQQEKIQSLEERLEILEAQNEEMRDRLLDANAENNKYQQKLERLTHENKKLKQSPLFVATVQEVTDEGVIIKQHGNNQEALTEVTDEMREDIEPDARVAVNNSLSIVKPLSNETDVRARVMEVTESPDVSYEDIGGLEEQMQEVRETVEMPLEKPEMFDDVGIDPPSGVLLYGPPGTGKTMLAKAVANQTDATFIKMAGSELVHKFIGEGAKLVRDLFDVAREHEPAVIFIDEIDAIAAKRTESKTSGDAEVQRTMMQLLSEMDGFEERGEIRIIAATNRFDMLDRAILRPGRFDRLIEVPKPNAEGREIIFEIHTRGMNVADDVDFAELAVDAEEASGADIKAVCTEAGMFAIRDDRTEIRMEDFRSAWDKVQAESDEGEEVSKTFA